Genomic window (Drosophila ananassae strain 14024-0371.13 chromosome 3L, ASM1763931v2, whole genome shotgun sequence):
GCAAAAGGTTCGCTGACAGTGACAATGCAACAGGCAACGGTGGCAGTAGTCCCAGCCAGCACCGCTCCGCTTAAAGTTCAAAGgtgcaacttgcaactgcaacttcAGATTCAGATTTAGCTTTAGCCTCAGCTGCCAAGCGACAGGCTGACAAATTGCCAGCTGGAAAATTCGATAGATACTTGCATAAGATGCTCTCCAGATTTATTGGTCGGTCTGGcctcaaaaaaataacaaagaatCCGCCGTAATCGTAATGGGTTCAAAGTCACTCACTCAGCCGGACAGGCGATTGTTCGGTGTGAAAAGTAAAAGTCCACTGGCACTTTTTCTTTCATTCAATTGGCTCGCATATTTCACCTTGCCCAACTATTTGTGAGACTGTTACTCGGCCACAGACTTTATGGCCCCAATTAGATTCAAACACGTAACGTTGGTTAATTGGACTGCTGCCCAGCACCACCGTCATTTTTCCAGGCCAGGAATTCCCCAACCCTCCGCCACAGGGGTAGCTATATTTATGCGTATGAACAGCAGTTGACATTCAGCCAAGTCGAGTTTTGTGAGTGAGTGGGTCTCGGGTAAATGGCGTTCAAATTGAACCCGCCGCCAGCTGAGCATCTTCATTATACTCACTATTGTTGGGGTACATAAGCTATTAGATTGGGGTATTTAAAGTGGCTTAAAGATGCATCCCATTTCCCAATTGATCTTCACAGACTATGtgtttttttctcaatttagTCTTTAAGCAATCAAGTTTAAATAGTTTGATTTTATGTTATTGTTTTGAAGGGGATCTATTAGTTTAGATACTTGTCCAGAGTGTACTAGTGATCAGTGATTTCCAGAGCCTCCAGCTTTCCTAGCCTTCCCAGCTGCAGTTGCATCTTCATGTACTACCTCGAGATCTCCGTGGCCCGTTTCGATCTTGGGGACTTGCCGTGTTGCCTTATAACAAGTTTTCTGGcttggtctggtctggtctggcctGGTCTCTTGCATAACTGGTCGCTGGGCtgccgatgccgatgccgatgACGATCCAATGATGCTGCCTTCTTTGGCAGCAATTTGGCGGCATCTTCGCCGACGAGCGAAAAGGTTCGCACAAATATTTTCCCGcgtttttatatatattctctTTTTGTTTGTGCTGGCCTGATTGTCTTCTTGCCAAAGAGTTTCCCATATCATAAAGCAGCCTGGCTCATCAATTGATTGGGTTTCCCATTGCAGCATCCATTCAGCCCTTCTGCTAGTCCTGGCTGTGGCCACTGGCCTTTGGGTCAGCAGTGTTGAGGCGGCAGCCACTGGTGCTGCCGCGGCCACGGCTACCACTTCCAAACCGAAGGGATTCGAGGCACGGTCGTTGGACGTGAATGCCAGCGGAgccgaggaggaggatgagTTCGAGACGCAGGCCCAGACCCATCTGGCCTATCgccagcagccgcagcagcagcgccaGTTGTACGAATACAGCGaagaggagcaggaggagccgCCGCGTCAGGTCTATGTCAACCGAAACGCCAAGCAACAGAGCAACTTCCTCAAGATCCAGGGCCAGCTTAAGAAGCCCCTGAGTGAAGAgagcgaggaggaggaggaggaagttGAGGAGCCCGATCGTCTGTCCACACTGCTGAGCAAGTCCTCTTTCAGCTGCAATGACAGGAACTCTGGGTAAGACTCCTGTCTTATAATACTTCCACAGTTTACTAACATTTCCTTTCAATAGTTACTATGCCGATGAATCGCTGAGCTGCGAAGTGTTCCACTATTGCCAGGATAGCCAGAAGCACTCTTGGATCTGCCCGGAGGGCTTCACCTTCCATCAGATCCACTTGATCTGCATGCCGCCCTCTCACGACAACATCTGCAAGCAGTCCTCCAAGTATCATATTGTGAACGATTACCTGTACAAGCCAATCAATCTTCAAGAGCACCAGAGCAAGCCCAATGTGACACTTCGCTACTCGGAGCGTTACTTCCCGGAGAACTACTACGAACACGAGCGTTACGATgatgaagaggaggaggagcccgCACCCAGGCCACGCATCCAGCCTCAGCAGCCGCAACAACAGCACCACCATCGaattcagcagcagcagcagccccaGCAGCAACATCGCCAAGTTGTGGCCTATcagcagccgcagcaacaGCCCCAAGTACGTGTCCAGTACCAGCAGCCCCAGCAAGTGCAGCACCAGACGGCTGCCCCACAGCCTCAAGTGGTGACGCAGATCCGCCACCAGCCGCAACCACAGCCCACGACATTGGCCTATAGGAAGCCACTGCCCGCCACGACCGTCCAGCCGCAGTTACAGTTCCACCAgccgcagctgcagctccaCCAGCAGCGGCCACAAACGTTGGCGCCCACCGTGACGCCGGCGCCGTATCGTTTCTTCACCGCCGCCCCCCAGCTGCAACacttgcaacagcagcagcaacaggtcTTCCGCACGCCCGAGGAGATCAATATCTCGCTCCAGCAGCGCCGGCCGCAGGTCTTCATCGCCACAACGCCGAGGTACTATGAGGATGAGTACCTCTACGAGCGGAGGAAGTAAGGCGGATGAGAAGATGGAGTGAGCAGAAAACAGTCTTGTCGTTGTCTCGTGTACATTTCGCCCCCTCCCCAAACTCTGTGCGTAACTCTGTTAGCTTTAAGCTCTCTTCCCTAGCTCCCTGGTAAATCCAAGCGCGAGTTTTGAGTACCTATTTGTAATATTTAATGTCCTGCTAGAAGAATCCGCCTTCTAACTCAATTCGTTAATAAAGGAAGCCACATAAGTTAAACAATTACTGTATGTCTATCTCCATGTACTGGTCGGCGTTAGACAGATGCACAGCCTGGCTGTGAGTGCCTTCCTCCACCACATAGTTGGGACCAATGATGCAATTCTTAAGAACAGAGCCAGTCTTCACTTGAGCTCGGTGTCCAATGATGCAGTTGTCTATGTTGCAGCCCTCCTCCACAACGGCGCTGGACATGATAATGGAGTTATTTACAATGTTCTTTGGATTGATGACACAGTTGGGGCCGAACACGCTGAAGTTGAGAGAGGTCTTCTCCGAGAGCTTGGCGTTGTCGGCAGCAATAATCTCCTTTGTTTGGGTGGACTTGACCAAAGCACCGGGTGAGATAAGAGGGTGGGACTCGCCGCACAAATCATTCCAGATGCCACTCAACTTCCGATTTATGGCCAGGAAGCTTAGTGTATTATTGACTCGCACTCCAAACGCGTCTTTGGGCGCCTGAATGGCATAGCAGCGCACCACATCGCCATGGTAGGGACCATGTGACAAAGATTGGTTGAACAGCGAAGTTTGCGAGATCTTCTGGTCAAGAATGGTGTGGGGAACGTACTACAAAAGACAAAGATTACTCAAATGACCTATGATTCTCTAAATTATAAAAGTCACTCACATGCAAAACATGGTCCTCATTCTTGGTTACAACACCCACTTCTGAGGTTGTATCCTGCACTGTTTTGGGTGGCCTTTTTGCATGCTGCTTCTTAATCAAATGCGGCAAAAACTCTCCCTTGAAAGTCGATATGTTTTCCTTCTGCAAATCGGAATTTTAGCAAAAAGTTTCCTCTGCAGTCATGCCAGAACTTACCCTGTGTAGATAGTCAATAACCCATTTCTTTAGGACATACAAATGCGCATCCACCAGTCGACTGTAAACATCCAAGCGACCACGGTTCTTTAACAAGTGTCTTTGGATGTTCAAGGTGTCTTCACAATCACTGGCGGCAGACACGAAAGCCAGCCTTTGCGTAGCTGCATGTATTCCAATGACATCTCTCTCAGGCTTGTGCTTGGTCTTCGGTCCCGGCATCACCACATCCGCCTCAAAACCGCTGGGAAAGAGGAGTAAAGCCAAAGAGGCGTCGTGTTCCCTGAACTTGTTGATCAGTGGGTACAAACTGACATTGCTGACTAGATCGCAGCTGATCACCAGAAAGTCAGACTTGATTTTGTCGTATATGTAGCGCAGACTGTCAGCGGTACCAAAGTCGCTGTCGCCGGGTATAGTAGCATAGTCCAATTTAAGCTTCAGGGGTGTGTTCTCCATTGCCGACTGTATCTCCAGCTTCTCCTGCTCCAGCACCACCA
Coding sequences:
- the LOC6494008 gene encoding translation initiation factor eIF-2B subunit gamma gives rise to the protein MTNAEFQAVVLAAGRGTRLPEVLGDAPKCLLPVGPYPLLWYPLNLLQQHNFSEVIVVVLEQEKLEIQSAMENTPLKLKLDYATIPGDSDFGTADSLRYIYDKIKSDFLVISCDLVSNVSLYPLINKFREHDASLALLLFPSGFEADVVMPGPKTKHKPERDVIGIHAATQRLAFVSAASDCEDTLNIQRHLLKNRGRLDVYSRLVDAHLYVLKKWVIDYLHRKENISTFKGEFLPHLIKKQHAKRPPKTVQDTTSEVGVVTKNEDHVLHYVPHTILDQKISQTSLFNQSLSHGPYHGDVVRCYAIQAPKDAFGVRVNNTLSFLAINRKLSGIWNDLCGESHPLISPGALVKSTQTKEIIAADNAKLSEKTSLNFSVFGPNCVINPKNIVNNSIIMSSAVVEEGCNIDNCIIGHRAQVKTGSVLKNCIIGPNYVVEEGTHSQAVHLSNADQYMEIDIQ
- the LOC6496562 gene encoding putative mediator of RNA polymerase II transcription subunit 26, which produces MHIHSALLLVLAVATGLWVSSVEAAATGAAAATATTSKPKGFEARSLDVNASGAEEEDEFETQAQTHLAYRQQPQQQRQLYEYSEEEQEEPPRQVYVNRNAKQQSNFLKIQGQLKKPLSEESEEEEEEVEEPDRLSTLLSKSSFSCNDRNSGYYADESLSCEVFHYCQDSQKHSWICPEGFTFHQIHLICMPPSHDNICKQSSKYHIVNDYLYKPINLQEHQSKPNVTLRYSERYFPENYYEHERYDDEEEEEPAPRPRIQPQQPQQQHHHRIQQQQQPQQQHRQVVAYQQPQQQPQVRVQYQQPQQVQHQTAAPQPQVVTQIRHQPQPQPTTLAYRKPLPATTVQPQLQFHQPQLQLHQQRPQTLAPTVTPAPYRFFTAAPQLQHLQQQQQQVFRTPEEINISLQQRRPQVFIATTPRYYEDEYLYERRK